In Euphorbia lathyris chromosome 10, ddEupLath1.1, whole genome shotgun sequence, a single genomic region encodes these proteins:
- the LOC136209176 gene encoding dehydration-responsive element-binding protein 1B-like, with product MVPDEFQSSCSSLQLSPITIPKRKAGRKKFQETRHPVYNGVRQKNGKWVSELRQPYNKGRIWLGTFSSPQMAAKAYDVAALALRGDSAALNFPKFAHLLSRARSSSVKDIQSAAIEAANQSFCGSGGFEDRESEAEKEKMNVFMDYEELFNMPILIDSMAEGLILTPPAMKKGFTWDDGESNVVDLTLWSE from the coding sequence ATGGTTCCCGATGAGTTTCAATCTTCATGTTCATCACTCCAATTATCTCCGATCACCATACCGAAGCGAAAGGCAGGGAGGAAAAAGTTTCAAGAGACACGACATCCGGTTTACAATGGAGTACGACAGAAAAATGGTAAATGGGTGTCAGAATTAAGACAACCTTATAACAAGGGGAGAATATGGTTAGGAACATTTTCGTCCCCTCAAATGGCGGCCAAAGCGTATGATGTAGCGGCATTAGCTCTAAGGGGAGATTCAGCCGCTTTGAATTTCCCGAAATTTGCTCATTTGTTGTCTCGGGCTAGATCTTCTTCCGTAAAGGATATTCAGAGTGCAGCAATAGAAGCTGCGAACCAGAGCTTTTGTGGTAGTGGTGGTTTTGAGGACAGAGAAAGTGAAGCGGAAAAAGAGAAGATGAATGTGTTTATGGACTATGAAGAGCTGTTTAACATGCCGATATTGATTGATAGTATGGCAGAAGGGTTGATTTTAACTCCACCAGCCATGAAAAAAGGGTTCACTTGGGACGATGGAGAGAGTAATGTTGTTGATTTAACTCTCTGGAGTGAatga